The Spartinivicinus poritis sequence TGATGCATTCTTTCTATTAGAGTGTGCTATGGAACAGCTAAATGAAAACTATGTTTGGGCCCAAATTTGTGACTGGTATTCAGGTAATCGACCGGTTAGTGCTGATACGTTCCCACTGATAGGAAGAACCTCTTTAGATGGTTTATGGCTAATGACTGGCACCTTTAGAGATGGCTTGTCACTTTCACCGTTACTTGCCAAAGACATGGCTAATAAATTATTGAATAAAGAGCCACTATGCGAGGAGCTTTTTTCCCCCGAACGAGAACCAATACAAGTGTGGACTAAACAAGAAGCAATTTTTGAGGTGGCTAAGCATATTGAAGCAGCAGTATATGAGCACCAAGTAGTAACAGCAACTAAATTTGGTTTTCATCATGTAGCAGGTATATGGATGATGGAAGGACTTTCAAAAATATACGAACAAATAGAAGGAAACTATGTCCTTCCACCTGAACTAGCACCAATGGTAGAAGTTTCAAGGGAAAAGATGATTCCTTATTTTAATGAGTATTATGCTAATGTTGCAAAAGCATGGAGTTAAGCACTACTCATGTAACAGTTTTAGCGTAAATACGTAAGTGAGACTGTCAAATTGGACTTATATAATAGTTAAAGCCCGGCTCTAAATTGCGACTAGTGGTCCATACGTAAAGTTGAGGAACAATATTCAAAGCCGGTTGTTTTTTATACAAAAGCTAACCGGCTTTGGTCTGATAAGGTAGACTCTTAGCTATTTTTGACTATCCAAAGGGTGGATTATATATCAAAAAAACCGTCCAATGGACGATCTTCTATAGAAACCTTAACCGTTATTTACACTGTGGTTTCTGATGCATCACTTCACTAAATGCATCAAAAAGGTCTTTACCAACAGGGTTTGTAAAACCATGCATGGACCAAGATAAAGCCATTGATAACCCATGACTACGATATTGACTCCATGTATCAGGCATTGTAGATTCATTGGTTACATGATAAATAGCCATATTGTCGTATGCTTTCAATGCTTGATCAATTCTGTTTTGATCATTAGTTCCATGAGCTTTTAAGTCTAATAAATATTTTTTCACATCATGTACGATTGACTCTTTATGATGCTTTTGTGGTATTAAGTCTCCCTGAATACCTTTTAAACTACAAACAAACTGATCTACCTTCTTAGATTCAAATAAAGTTTTAGACTTTTGTGTCGAGCCTCCAGCTCTATAAGGTCCAACTTGTTTATTGTAATTGTATTTTTTAATTCTATTAAATTGATTTACAAGAATATCTTTAACATCTAATTTAGCATCGAATTCGTCAGGATAATGATTCTCTGGAAGAAAACGTACATACTTTTCACCCTTCCAGTCACTCTTCATACCTCCAGATAGAAACTCAGAAGCAGCAATATAGTCAGCATAAGGTGCCAAATTACTAATATTGGCCCAGGTTGCTTCGTTACAAATACTTGATAAATCTAACATAGCTAGCTTCTGACCTGATACTGCTATTATATGTTTTAGCAATTCTCTTGTATCATCTGATTTTAATCTTCTTTCAAATAGTGCTCCACGTCCTGCAGAACCATGCCCATGTACCAAAAAACTAAAACGTAAGCTCTTATTTGGATAGGTTTTCTTTTCTTTTGCAACTATGGCATCAAAATATTCTTTAAAGAACATTAATAATTGTTTACTGTGCTTAATGGATAACTGATCATCTCTTCGATCATCATTATGAACTGTAGATGCTTTTACCATGATATTACTTGGATCAAATGAACGGCGGCCACGTGTAAATGGTTTATCATTACCTAAGTCATAGCCTTCTACTTTATCTAAATAAATGACTGCATTGTAAAGTTTAAAGTCACCTTTTTCTCTCACATCACTTTGTCCTTCCCAAGCACGATTATTATATTCACCCCATGTATTGACAGAAATGATGATGTCGCGAGTATTGCTAATATTTGTAGGCTTATTGGGTTTGTCTGGAGTTGTAGGGTTGTCTGATTTAACCCATTGCCACTGCTGGTTTTGTCCACCATGAAATTGCCACACACCGATCAATTGTCGGTCAGCATAGTAGTCTAAGACCATATAAGGGTTATATTGGTTTTG is a genomic window containing:
- a CDS encoding ricin-type beta-trefoil lectin domain protein, encoding MKTLYLLSLATLSLAVSSTLLANNTALYQVLKSASGICLGVQEAHSADNTPVLPLTCDSSGSQQWRMDKLGRLHPKNAPEKCLEVGSNVTYEKTAYITQCNEEMYQRWRWSQGTIQNQYNPYMVLDYYADRQLIGVWQFHGGQNQQWQWVKSDNPTTPDKPNKPTNISNTRDIIISVNTWGEYNNRAWEGQSDVREKGDFKLYNAVIYLDKVEGYDLGNDKPFTRGRRSFDPSNIMVKASTVHNDDRRDDQLSIKHSKQLLMFFKEYFDAIVAKEKKTYPNKSLRFSFLVHGHGSAGRGALFERRLKSDDTRELLKHIIAVSGQKLAMLDLSSICNEATWANISNLAPYADYIAASEFLSGGMKSDWKGEKYVRFLPENHYPDEFDAKLDVKDILVNQFNRIKKYNYNKQVGPYRAGGSTQKSKTLFESKKVDQFVCSLKGIQGDLIPQKHHKESIVHDVKKYLLDLKAHGTNDQNRIDQALKAYDNMAIYHVTNESTMPDTWSQYRSHGLSMALSWSMHGFTNPVGKDLFDAFSEVMHQKPQCK